Proteins from one Erysipelothrix larvae genomic window:
- a CDS encoding ATPase, T2SS/T4P/T4SS family yields MFKSKSNHETIQSNADIGGMMAVIEDSINTDYPELSVKALFDKQARETLRINLIKDHKGRLSEDASHRILSEIVGLGFFEELIKDESITDIGYNGTDLWVKTSDTKRRMHHPDLNEAYILKIIQRFSNYVHQEFSEKSPILNAQLDNIRINAIHRKLSPTGTTMSMRHARNRLVLTHENWHQFAHDAVFDLLDLCLKIGINLVITGEVGTGKTELQKLLIGSIPDDFKLIMVEDTLETHLKDIYPDKDILSWLVAPGFSHTQFIKEALRNDPVYTVLSEARDHAIYEIHQSVLSGHKILLTAHSVNARAFIPRMIGMTKQKFHVDEASLKQEILRYYDFGIHLDKRTVHGKTLRFISEVVEYTDAGLQTLYSKDVTIDPQTQHLSETQQFYPLSDAMVDRLYKYGYSPQWNERIKER; encoded by the coding sequence TTGTTCAAAAGCAAATCAAACCATGAAACCATTCAATCCAATGCCGACATCGGTGGCATGATGGCTGTGATTGAAGATTCCATTAACACAGATTATCCAGAACTATCTGTTAAAGCACTTTTTGATAAACAGGCAAGAGAAACCTTGCGCATCAACCTCATTAAGGATCATAAGGGTCGATTAAGTGAAGACGCATCCCACCGTATCTTATCCGAGATTGTTGGACTGGGCTTTTTTGAAGAACTTATCAAAGATGAATCCATTACAGATATTGGCTATAACGGAACGGATTTATGGGTCAAGACCAGTGATACAAAACGCCGCATGCATCACCCTGATCTCAATGAAGCCTATATCCTAAAGATCATTCAACGGTTCTCAAATTATGTCCATCAAGAGTTTTCTGAGAAATCACCGATATTAAATGCCCAATTGGATAACATACGCATTAATGCAATCCACCGCAAACTCTCACCAACAGGGACTACTATGTCCATGCGCCATGCCCGAAATCGCCTCGTATTAACACACGAAAACTGGCACCAATTTGCCCATGATGCAGTGTTTGATCTACTGGATTTATGTCTAAAAATTGGCATCAACCTTGTGATTACAGGGGAAGTTGGAACGGGGAAAACTGAACTTCAAAAGCTGTTGATTGGTTCAATTCCTGATGACTTTAAATTGATTATGGTAGAAGATACCTTGGAAACACATCTTAAGGATATTTATCCTGATAAAGATATCTTGTCATGGCTTGTTGCACCAGGGTTTAGTCACACTCAGTTTATTAAAGAAGCCCTTCGAAATGACCCAGTCTATACAGTGTTATCCGAAGCACGCGATCACGCAATCTATGAAATCCATCAATCCGTGTTATCGGGACACAAGATACTATTAACGGCCCATTCCGTGAATGCTCGCGCATTTATCCCACGCATGATTGGGATGACTAAACAAAAGTTTCACGTCGATGAAGCTTCCTTGAAACAAGAAATCCTGCGTTACTATGATTTTGGCATTCATTTGGATAAACGCACGGTGCATGGGAAAACCCTGCGATTCATTTCAGAAGTTGTGGAATATACCGATGCAGGACTTCAGACCTTGTATTCAAAGGATGTCACCATTGATCCACAAACCCAACACCTCAGTGAAACCCAACAGTTTTATCCACTTTCAGATGCGATGGTTGATCGCTTATATAAATATGGTTATTCACCACAATGGAATGAGCGAATCAAAGAGAGGTGA
- a CDS encoding pentapeptide repeat-containing protein, whose product MIVIENETIYQKEALEDTHYRNCEIRFEDTEHFIRNVVFERCTFIYGDKHKWDIRDCTFKNCDLSLGGFEDSYLMNVTFDYCKLMSFSLHQCYLHNLLISNSMGQYFGISDSKIRSATFKSTPFHTASFMHLDHKNMTFHECRLDECNFEETRLKGIDLRSCEFSYILYSPHLVKGLKIRSDQAIIFAIQMGLEVDY is encoded by the coding sequence ATGATTGTAATAGAGAATGAAACAATTTATCAAAAAGAAGCGTTAGAAGATACACATTATCGAAATTGCGAGATTCGTTTTGAAGACACAGAACACTTTATTCGAAATGTTGTCTTCGAACGGTGTACCTTTATCTATGGTGACAAGCACAAATGGGACATCCGAGACTGTACCTTTAAAAATTGTGATTTATCATTGGGAGGGTTTGAAGACAGTTATTTAATGAATGTTACCTTTGATTATTGCAAGTTGATGAGTTTTAGTCTGCATCAATGTTACCTGCATAACCTTTTGATCTCGAATTCAATGGGTCAATATTTTGGAATATCAGATTCTAAAATACGCAGTGCAACGTTTAAAAGCACACCGTTTCACACCGCGTCTTTCATGCATTTAGATCATAAAAACATGACGTTTCATGAGTGTCGTTTGGATGAATGTAACTTTGAGGAGACCCGCTTGAAGGGAATTGACCTTCGAAGTTGTGAGTTCAGCTATATTTTATATTCACCCCACTTGGTCAAAGGATTGAAGATTCGTTCGGATCAGGCAATCATCTTCGCAATCCAAATGGGCTTGGAAGTGGATTACTAA
- the rlmN gene encoding 23S rRNA (adenine(2503)-C(2))-methyltransferase RlmN, with the protein MNSLLNYDYDEMISFMESNNEKPYRAKQVFEWLYRKRVDSIDAMTNLSKDLRQRLKESTYVDSLEMVTKQESSDGTIKFLFRCADGALIETVLMVSDYGYSVCVTSQVGCNMGCKFCASGLLKKERNLSAAEMVTQVLYVQREIDAREKRVSHIVVMGIGEPMDNYDNVMRFIRTVNHDLGLGIGARHITVSTCGVVPMIKKFAQEKTQVNLAISLHAPNNELRSEIMPINQRFPIEKLMESLHYYLDLNHRRLTFEYILLDGVNDQVEHALQLSKLIKGMNAYVNLIPYNPVSEHGYKRTPMNQAMDFLDVLMKHGIQATIRQEKGTNIDAACGQLRANNLKKAS; encoded by the coding sequence ATGAATTCTTTATTAAATTATGATTATGATGAAATGATTTCTTTTATGGAATCAAACAATGAAAAACCGTATCGTGCGAAGCAAGTCTTTGAGTGGTTATACCGTAAACGCGTGGATTCAATCGACGCAATGACCAACCTCAGTAAAGATCTACGTCAACGCTTGAAGGAATCAACCTATGTTGATTCTTTAGAAATGGTTACCAAACAAGAATCGAGCGATGGAACCATTAAGTTTCTGTTTCGATGTGCAGATGGTGCGTTGATTGAAACGGTACTCATGGTTTCTGACTATGGCTATTCTGTATGTGTGACTTCACAAGTAGGCTGTAACATGGGATGTAAGTTCTGTGCTTCGGGTTTATTGAAAAAAGAACGCAACTTAAGTGCTGCGGAAATGGTAACCCAAGTCCTGTATGTTCAACGTGAAATTGATGCTCGTGAAAAACGTGTCAGCCATATTGTGGTAATGGGGATTGGCGAACCGATGGATAATTATGATAATGTGATGCGTTTTATCCGTACGGTGAACCATGACTTAGGCCTTGGGATTGGAGCACGTCATATCACTGTATCAACCTGTGGTGTTGTACCGATGATCAAAAAGTTTGCGCAGGAAAAGACACAAGTGAATCTTGCGATATCACTTCATGCACCAAACAATGAATTACGTTCAGAAATTATGCCAATCAACCAACGATTCCCTATTGAGAAATTAATGGAAAGTTTGCATTATTATCTTGACTTAAACCATCGAAGATTAACCTTCGAATACATCTTGTTGGATGGTGTGAATGACCAAGTAGAACATGCACTTCAACTATCTAAGTTAATCAAAGGGATGAATGCATATGTCAATTTAATTCCGTACAATCCTGTTTCAGAACATGGGTATAAACGGACGCCCATGAATCAAGCCATGGATTTTCTTGATGTCTTGATGAAACATGGCATTCAAGCAACCATTCGTCAAGAAAAAGGAACGAATATTGACGCTGCATGTGGGCAATTGCGCGCGAATAATCTTAAAAAAGCATCATAA
- a CDS encoding purine-nucleoside phosphorylase yields the protein MFYNQVQDSVHYIQEKIKIKPTVGIILGSGLGSLVDHIKDPTVIPYETIPCFPKSQLEGHAGNLVFGALGNYNLMIMQGRFHFYEGFEMKEVTYPIFIMRQLGVTHLIVTNACGGINTNLKPGDLMLIDDFINGVSTNPLHGTNDDRFGPRFPDMSDPYNSTFRQHARDVAHALNIDYKEGVYAFFQGPYYETRAEIKMYASLGADAIGMSTVPETIVSNYLGIKTLGISVITNMATGLRDGKHSHQEVVQIANQASLTLCQWVIEILNLITLD from the coding sequence ATGTTCTATAATCAAGTGCAGGATTCTGTACACTATATTCAAGAAAAAATCAAAATAAAACCAACTGTTGGTATCATTTTAGGAAGTGGTTTGGGAAGTCTAGTAGACCACATCAAAGACCCTACTGTCATCCCATATGAAACCATCCCTTGCTTCCCAAAATCACAGCTTGAGGGACATGCAGGGAATCTCGTATTTGGCGCACTGGGAAACTATAACCTCATGATTATGCAAGGCCGTTTCCATTTCTATGAAGGCTTTGAAATGAAAGAAGTTACGTACCCTATTTTCATCATGAGACAACTGGGTGTTACACATCTTATTGTCACAAATGCATGCGGTGGGATTAATACCAATCTTAAACCCGGTGACTTGATGCTCATTGATGATTTCATTAATGGCGTTTCCACAAATCCGCTTCATGGCACAAACGATGACCGTTTTGGACCACGTTTTCCAGATATGAGCGACCCTTATAATTCAACCTTTAGACAGCATGCGCGGGATGTCGCACATGCACTCAATATAGACTACAAAGAAGGTGTTTACGCCTTTTTCCAAGGGCCATATTATGAAACTCGTGCAGAAATAAAGATGTATGCAAGTTTAGGCGCAGACGCTATTGGAATGTCGACTGTTCCTGAAACAATTGTCTCCAATTATCTGGGTATAAAAACCTTAGGAATCTCAGTTATCACCAATATGGCAACAGGGCTTCGTGATGGTAAACATTCTCATCAAGAGGTTGTGCAAATCGCAAACCAAGCAAGCTTAACATTGTGCCAATGGGTGATTGAAATATTGAATCTAATCACCTTAGATTAA
- a CDS encoding polymer-forming cytoskeletal protein, translated as MENTLNYSSISRHSLIEGTVDCDHILNVYGKVYGNIFSKKLVLNNAIVYGDINVEENIEIINSHVYGSITAKTVTFSGVCSGDIHASRLEFLEDMCLVYGNIFVDSWRVRPDTKLRLKGKLAVSGIVRHFAWDQDVLSKDTLGRDKSIGTRVKETVQDIAITILNDREEVQDVSKPILTEAKEVEAIAVEPVLEVDITTLQKEIMRDVSAALDHADALEEKAASNDPALSDKKRYNFLSNLAIVLIILITALLLYLVSQGII; from the coding sequence ATGGAAAATACGTTAAACTATTCTTCAATATCAAGGCATTCACTGATTGAGGGGACTGTTGATTGTGATCATATTCTAAATGTGTATGGTAAAGTATATGGGAATATTTTTTCCAAAAAACTTGTGCTGAATAATGCAATTGTCTATGGTGATATCAATGTTGAAGAGAACATAGAAATTATTAACAGTCATGTTTATGGCAGCATTACCGCTAAAACTGTGACTTTTTCAGGTGTTTGTAGTGGCGATATTCATGCATCGCGTTTGGAATTCTTAGAAGATATGTGTTTAGTATATGGAAATATCTTTGTGGATTCTTGGCGTGTTCGACCTGATACAAAGCTGCGATTAAAGGGGAAACTTGCGGTTAGTGGAATTGTGAGACATTTTGCTTGGGATCAAGACGTTTTGTCAAAGGATACATTGGGTCGCGATAAGTCCATTGGAACACGTGTTAAAGAAACCGTTCAAGACATTGCGATCACGATATTAAACGATCGTGAGGAAGTGCAAGATGTTTCAAAACCAATCTTAACTGAAGCTAAAGAAGTAGAAGCGATTGCAGTTGAACCTGTATTGGAAGTGGATATCACAACACTTCAAAAGGAAATCATGCGCGATGTGTCGGCTGCACTGGATCATGCAGATGCACTTGAAGAAAAAGCAGCATCAAACGATCCTGCTTTAAGTGATAAGAAACGGTATAATTTCTTGTCTAATCTTGCGATTGTACTCATTATCTTGATTACAGCGCTCTTATTGTACCTTGTATCACAAGGAATCATTTAG
- a CDS encoding RNA polymerase sigma factor, with protein MTLDIRSITEFQNGNLSAFDDIYDECYNRVYYKAYEMIKDEGIAKDIAQNVFIIVFEKLNQLEVPKAFYTWLDRITRNCTIREIKNSSKTDVSFFNETDSEQIADSKTLPNEAYNSQEILKIILTEIKSLPNGQKEVAIMRFCNNQSISEIADELRIPEGTVKSRINTVKKNLQETLTLKKISPNTLYTFLPILQVKLGMEMFNALKISTPEVTEVASSTIPDVATSTTALGQRISEFFKETQIPIRTIATVAVITPVAFGSLNAIDQFAPVSIKSITFKEEPTNEPVVVSIDIKNASKISSIYVKNTDSQAIYPVNYADGSIANVQVDENGSYEVIIESAKKEIQTQDFQIQSLDYVAPHISNISFDANHLYVTFVEETSSISLDNSSLTIGESISNAQLSESEDTLIFDLPPGAVNGSVMIYDTAGNYTQTEINITNENID; from the coding sequence ATGACATTAGACATACGTTCAATCACTGAGTTTCAAAATGGTAATCTCTCTGCATTTGATGACATTTATGATGAATGTTACAACAGAGTGTATTATAAAGCTTATGAAATGATTAAAGACGAAGGGATTGCGAAAGACATCGCTCAAAACGTATTTATTATCGTTTTTGAAAAACTCAATCAACTTGAGGTCCCAAAAGCATTTTACACATGGCTCGATCGCATTACGCGAAATTGTACCATCCGTGAAATAAAAAACAGCTCGAAAACTGATGTCTCATTTTTCAATGAAACAGATTCCGAGCAAATCGCAGATAGTAAGACATTACCCAATGAAGCCTATAATTCACAAGAAATTCTAAAGATTATCCTCACGGAAATCAAAAGTTTACCCAACGGTCAAAAAGAAGTCGCAATTATGCGCTTTTGCAATAACCAATCCATCAGTGAGATTGCGGATGAATTACGCATTCCAGAGGGTACGGTTAAAAGTAGGATTAATACTGTAAAGAAGAATCTACAAGAAACACTGACGCTTAAGAAAATCAGTCCAAATACATTGTACACGTTTCTTCCAATTCTTCAAGTCAAGTTGGGTATGGAAATGTTCAATGCGCTTAAGATCTCAACACCAGAAGTTACAGAAGTCGCGTCGTCTACAATACCTGATGTTGCGACAAGTACGACAGCACTTGGGCAACGAATTAGTGAGTTTTTCAAAGAAACACAGATTCCAATTCGAACCATCGCAACGGTAGCGGTGATTACACCCGTTGCCTTTGGTTCATTGAATGCAATCGACCAATTCGCACCTGTTTCAATTAAAAGTATCACATTCAAAGAAGAACCCACAAATGAACCCGTTGTGGTATCCATTGACATAAAAAACGCCTCAAAAATAAGCAGTATCTATGTCAAAAACACTGACTCACAAGCGATTTATCCTGTAAATTATGCAGATGGGTCCATTGCGAATGTCCAAGTTGACGAAAATGGGTCCTATGAAGTGATCATTGAGTCCGCAAAAAAGGAAATCCAAACACAGGATTTCCAAATTCAATCACTTGATTATGTTGCACCTCATATTTCAAACATTAGTTTTGATGCAAATCACCTTTATGTTACATTTGTAGAAGAAACATCCAGTATTTCACTCGATAACTCTTCATTAACCATTGGTGAGTCGATATCCAATGCACAATTGAGTGAATCAGAGGACACTCTGATCTTTGATTTACCCCCAGGTGCAGTGAATGGGTCCGTAATGATTTATGATACAGCCGGAAACTATACCCAAACAGAAATCAACATTACCAACGAAAATATAGACTAA
- a CDS encoding lectin-like domain-containing protein: MRNYECKTKKILLILSISCALLILNGATIHADIGRNSRTNYSFFRSLNAGNTVTLTSNTASQTGAIFASETLNLNFDFDLSFAVNLGNQPDGGEGIAFILHNDRRGRNATGDGGECLGVYQCSSTGTFIENSLALEFDTHYNNTDIHDFGVSDISVNNTVNSSKTGHIAITIPSKKTTNHYNVQFSPTNILADGKTRTVNVRWNAQTKQLIYTVEGFGQQIHSLSDYQSIFNGDNVYWGFSGATSSKTNTQSVSMIKTPTQNPTLNAYTSADNGATWSQNLSLNPSNSFTVKLDVRLPQSDNNPVITIPTHNALELLNASSNDTSVSLSSNKQSVSLGPLSAGRLVTVLLTYRVKSSVNNGILSYSLGSGTSNNIMISAQDLYALTYDANGGSNQPIEPNQFVSGALVSIKPPGQMTHGNLTFTGWNTRADGSGTSYMPGAQISLNTPTTLYAQWSAQTAKLTIYWNHPNSETDVSTFNLNKAQTITLQSFLQKLEGSTLTHFNTAKDGSGTEYRLSDQLRIIQDTTLYAQWTQRHLITITFDPGMHGKLASLPTYELYSGETLTQIPNVDVIDESVVFKGWAYEDRLLDLNTYQFTQDTTLNAVYTIGGLSLSVGESHANLLTNQLISVTFDCGEHGTIEYETFLYPKDHLLTSRPYVTPHEGYAFIGWFIDDTPIDVETYRVQEPIVLVAKYDTTSQNSDQSINNDLIHIQNSQTTQQIAMKVLVILVAAALLIFAIRTDILHSKKHKKGA, from the coding sequence ATGAGAAATTACGAATGTAAAACAAAAAAAATACTCCTCATTTTGAGCATATCTTGTGCACTATTGATCTTAAATGGTGCCACAATCCATGCGGATATTGGTCGTAACTCAAGAACCAATTATTCTTTTTTTAGGAGTCTTAATGCCGGTAACACAGTTACGCTTACAAGCAATACAGCCAGTCAAACAGGTGCCATTTTTGCTTCAGAGACACTCAACTTAAACTTTGATTTTGATTTATCTTTTGCAGTGAACTTAGGCAATCAACCAGATGGTGGTGAAGGGATTGCATTTATCTTACACAATGACCGACGGGGAAGAAATGCAACGGGTGATGGCGGTGAATGTCTTGGCGTTTATCAATGCAGCAGCACTGGAACTTTCATTGAAAACTCTTTGGCACTCGAATTTGACACCCACTACAACAATACCGATATCCATGATTTTGGTGTATCGGATATCTCAGTTAATAACACGGTAAACAGTTCAAAAACCGGTCACATTGCAATCACCATTCCTTCAAAGAAAACAACCAATCATTACAACGTTCAATTCAGTCCAACAAACATTTTAGCGGATGGAAAAACCCGTACAGTGAATGTGCGATGGAATGCACAAACAAAACAACTCATTTATACTGTGGAAGGATTTGGACAACAGATCCATTCACTATCAGATTATCAATCTATTTTTAATGGCGATAATGTCTATTGGGGATTTAGTGGTGCAACATCGTCAAAGACAAACACACAAAGTGTTTCGATGATTAAAACACCCACTCAAAACCCCACACTCAATGCGTATACTTCAGCAGATAATGGCGCAACATGGTCTCAAAACCTGAGTTTGAATCCGTCGAATTCATTCACTGTAAAATTAGATGTTCGACTCCCACAAAGTGACAACAATCCTGTCATTACGATCCCAACTCATAACGCACTTGAGCTATTAAATGCGAGTTCAAATGATACCAGCGTGTCCCTTTCGTCCAATAAACAAAGCGTTTCTTTAGGACCACTGAGTGCGGGAAGATTGGTCACAGTACTATTAACCTATCGCGTTAAATCGTCTGTAAATAATGGGATACTGAGCTACTCTTTGGGGTCTGGAACCTCCAATAACATCATGATTAGTGCTCAAGATTTATATGCATTAACCTATGATGCAAATGGGGGGTCAAACCAACCCATCGAACCCAATCAATTTGTGAGTGGTGCCCTTGTATCCATTAAGCCACCTGGGCAAATGACACATGGGAACTTAACCTTCACGGGTTGGAATACACGAGCTGATGGCAGTGGCACATCCTATATGCCTGGTGCGCAAATTTCACTGAACACACCGACCACGTTATATGCACAATGGAGCGCGCAAACAGCTAAACTGACCATTTATTGGAATCATCCAAATTCTGAGACTGACGTATCAACCTTTAATCTTAATAAAGCGCAAACAATTACCCTTCAATCCTTCTTACAGAAGCTTGAAGGTTCAACCTTGACGCACTTCAACACCGCCAAAGATGGCAGTGGCACAGAATATCGTTTAAGTGATCAATTACGCATTATCCAAGATACAACACTGTACGCGCAATGGACACAAAGACACTTAATTACCATCACATTTGATCCCGGAATGCATGGAAAGCTCGCAAGTTTGCCTACCTACGAACTGTATTCAGGGGAAACACTAACCCAAATCCCAAATGTTGATGTCATTGATGAGTCTGTTGTATTTAAAGGGTGGGCTTATGAAGACCGACTCCTTGATCTAAACACTTACCAATTTACACAAGATACAACCCTTAACGCAGTTTACACCATTGGCGGTTTATCCTTGAGTGTTGGTGAGTCACATGCAAATCTGTTAACCAATCAACTCATCAGTGTGACGTTTGACTGCGGTGAGCATGGAACTATTGAATATGAAACGTTTTTATATCCAAAAGATCATCTCTTGACTTCAAGACCGTATGTCACACCACATGAAGGTTATGCATTTATCGGATGGTTCATTGATGACACACCCATTGATGTCGAAACTTACCGCGTTCAAGAACCGATTGTCCTTGTCGCGAAATATGACACAACCAGTCAAAATAGTGACCAATCCATCAACAACGACTTAATTCACATTCAAAATTCACAAACAACACAGCAAATTGCGATGAAAGTATTGGTGATTCTCGTTGCCGCAGCACTCTTAATATTCGCAATTCGCACTGACATTCTTCATTCGAAGAAACATAAAAAAGGGGCATAG